From a region of the Podarcis muralis chromosome 16, rPodMur119.hap1.1, whole genome shotgun sequence genome:
- the ANKLE2 gene encoding ankyrin repeat and LEM domain-containing protein 2 isoform X1 produces MERWAAAAAAADWPGWAGLWEASWSRWPTWELLAACAVIGALGWMLRLLERRPGGRRRSQGPGPAAQGASSSAAAASTPPPPAAEEKQRCRGSPHQGTVTMDAILSRLKQLTSDELREEIVKAGQKCGPLTLTTRSIFEKRLAQALLEQQGELEAETSLLNGVLGTAAADASQPQTKKPSRNQNGHIGSSEDGDFGYSMGLNPPEEEALMHKADNDSLISSQTPSKEPLLYYGVCPVYDDILARNERVHVYEDKKEALQAVKMIKGSRFKAFTNREDAEKFAKGICDYFPSPNKPSLSLSPVKVCSVFNRDGLCSPEMETVSKERANSYKSPRTQDLTAKLRKAVEKGDETAFLELIWSNPRYLIGSGDNPTIVQEGCRYNVMHVAAKENQPGICRLLLDTLENPEFMRLMYPDDDEIMLQKRIGYIVDLYLNTPDKVGFDTPLHFACKFGNPDVVSVLASHPDIVKNPRNKYNQTPAEVVCERSKNKTVDLKEKIREYLKGQCYVPLFRAEDNASQPVIGPPVIGAPWSPDQTEDSPYASLPRYFGSPKDPVLTVRAYGGPMSPSKAEEFHRLWKTPPRERAGFFNNLRKSDVERGVERVGRELAHELGFPWVEYWEFLGCFVDLSSQEGLQRLEAYLSQREMSYKAQQEKGENETHNRYKTPQLSGKSKKSCNSISVGAFLDDDDMSLEEVKNRQNAARNCSRTVASNEPTITDIRSSECDILSIQRTESIMPTAETSDRHLEKGVPASKNGFCSPVTSDRTVNPHRRHPSRGEECLQSPVSNLMEEFDKLSCQDQMVAGECSPEKPSQAATKSGCESAQMENTRQLRKPKTYSPLLKAGAAAEDTKIRTEEKTPLEVGRLSAETDVRGGETKQSCNSELQSEMSSQCLLKVSSSNEKAKQLFLLGEQPTKLDNDVLTALQGLEMDPQKYPAIYKWSVSVQSYSPSDRQSWSTPSLKGRFKSQTASSPSSGLACYSPGKSSPVFSSPGKYNVGAASFSPDSGSPGWYSPAYVNYVMLSKRHHF; encoded by the exons ATGGAGCGCTgggcggcggccgccgccgctgctgacTGGCCGGGCTGGGCCGGGTTGTGGGAGGCCTCGTGGTCCCGCTGGCCGACCTGGGAGCTGCTGGCCGCCTGCGCGGTGATCGGCGCCCTAGGCTGGATGCTGCGCTTGCTGGAGAGGAGGCCCGGCGGCCGGCGCCGCTCCCAGGGCCCCGGACCTGCCGCCCAGGGGGCCTCCtcgtccgccgccgccgcctcgacTCCTCCGCCGCCTGCTGCCGAGGAGAAGCAGCGCTGCCGCGGGAGCCCCCACCAAG GAACGGTAACAATGGATGCTATTTTATCACGATTAAAGCAGCTAACTTCTGATGAGCTCAGAGAAGAGATCGTTAAAGCTGGACAGAAATGTGGGCCTCTTACACTTACGACGAGATCAATTTTTGAAAAAAGATTGGCCCAGGCACTATTGGAACAGCAAGGAGAATTAGAGGCAGAAACCTCGCTTTTGAATGGTGTGCTTGGAACTGCTGCAGCTGATGCCAGCCAACCGCAAACAAAGAAACCTTCAAGGAATCAAAATGGTCACATAGGCTCCTCTGAGGATGGCGATTTTGGGTACAGTATGGGTTTGAACCCCCCAGAAGAGGAAGCCCTAATGCACAAGGCAGACAATGACTCTCTGATCAGTTCTCAGACTCCATCTAAGGAGCCTCTCCTATACTATGGTGTATGTCCGGTTTATGATGATATATTGGCAAGAAatg AGAGGGTGCATGTATATGAGGATAAAAAGGAAGCCTTGCAAGCTGTTAAAATGATAAAAGGTTCAAGATTTAAAGCTTTCACAAATAGGGAAGATGCAGAGAAATTTGCCAAAGGCATATGTGACTATTTCCCATCTCCAAACAAGCCCTCCTTATCTTTGTCACCTGTGAAAGTTTGTTCGGTGTTCAACAGAG ACGGCTTATGCTCTCCTGAGATGGAAACAGTTAGTAAAGAGAGAGCCAACAGTTACAAAAGTCCTCGTACGCAGGATCTTACTGCCAAGCTTCGGAAGGCGGTTGAGAAAGGAGatgaaacagcattcttggaacTTATCTGGAGTAATCCTCGCTATCTCATTGGCTCTGGAGACAACCCAACAATTGTTCAG GAAGGCTGTAGATACAATGTCATGCATGTTGCAGCCAAGGAGAATCAACCTGGTATCTGCCGGTTGCTATTGGACACTTTGGAAAATCCTGAATTTATGCGATTGATGTATCCTGATGATGATGAGATAATGTTACAGAAGCGCATCGGGTACATTGTTGACCTTTATCTTAACACACCAGATAAAGTG GGATTTGATACACCACTACATTTTGCTTGCAAATTTGGGAACCCAGATGTGGTTAGTGTGCTTGCTTCACATCCAGATATTGTAAAGAACCCAAGGAACAAGTACAACCAAACTCCAGCAGAA GTAGTTTGTgaaagaagtaaaaataaaactgtGGATCTGAAAGAGAAAATCAGGGAATACTTGAAAG GTCAGTGTTATGTGCCACTCTTCAGAGCAGAAGACAATGCCTCACAACCTGTGATTGGACCACCTGTGATTGGAGCACCTTGGTCACCTGATCAGACAGAGGATAGCCCTTATGCTTCTTTACCCAGATATTTTGGCAGCCCCAAAGATCCTGTGTTGACAGTAAGGGCTTACGGAGGCCCCATGAGTCCTTCTAAG GCAGAAGAGTTCCACAGACTTTGGAAGACCCCACCTCGAGAGCGAGCAGGATTttttaacaatctcagaaaatctGATGTGGAAAGAGGTGTTGAAAGAGTTGGAAG GGAGTTAGCTCATGAACTGGGGTTCCCGTGGGTTGAATACTGGGAATTTCTGGGCTGTTTTGTTGATCTGTCTTCCCAGGAGGGGTTACAAAGGCTAGAAGCATACCTGAGTCAACGGGAAATGAGCTATAAGGCTCAGCAAGAGAAAGGGGAGAATGAAACCCACAACAGATACAAAACCCCACAGCTTTCTG gcaAAAGTAAAAAAAGCTGCAATTCTATCTCTGTTGGGGCAtttcttgatgatgatgatatgagtTTGGAAGAAGTAAAGAACAGGCAGAATGCTGCCAGAAACTGCAGCCGAACTGTTGCATCCAATGAACCAACCATCACTGACATCAGAAGCTCAGAGTGTGACATCCTGTCCATTCAGCGGACTGAAAGCATAATGCCTACAGCAGAAACTTCTGATAGGCACTTGGAGAAAGGAGTTCCTGCCAGTAAAAATGGATTTTGTAGCCCTGTGACCAGCGATAGGACAGTAAATCCTCATAGGAGGCACCCAAGTCGAGGAGAAGAGTGCCTTCAGTCTCCGGTCTCCAATTTAATGGAAGAATTTGATAAGCTGTCTTGTCAGGATCAGATGGTGGCAGGAGAATGTTCACCAGAGAAGCCAAGCCAGGCTGCCACAAAAAGCGGGTGTGAGAGTGCTCAGATGGAAAATACAAGGCAGCTTAGAAAACCTAAGACTTATTCACCGCTTCTCAAGGCAGGTGCAGCTGCCGAGGACACAAAAATAAGGACAGAAGAAAAAACACCACTAGAAGTGGGGAGGCTGTCAGCAGAAACTGATGTCCGGGGAGGGGAGACAAAACAGTCTTGCAATTCTGAATTGCAGTCTGAGATGTCCTCGcaatgtctcctaaaagtctcaTCCTCAAACGAAAAAGCCAAGCAGCTGTTTCTCTTAGG GGAACAGCCAACAAAGCTGGACAATGATGTGTTAACAGCATTACAAGGGTTAGAGATGGATCCACAAAAATACCCTGCTATTTACAAGTGGAGTGTGTCCGTTCAGTCCTACTCTCCTTCTGACCGGCAAAG CTGGTCAACTCCATCACTAAAAGGAAGATTCAAGTCTCAAACAGCTTCAAGCCCTTCAAGTGGTCTGGCATGCTATAGCCCAGGAAAGAGCAGCCCAGTATTTAGTAGTCCTGGGAAGTACAATGTAGGTGCTGCCAGCTTCTCGCCCGATTCTGGGAGCCCTGGATGGTACAGCCCAGCATATGTGAACTACGTTATGTTATCTAAGCGCCATCACTTCTAA
- the ANKLE2 gene encoding ankyrin repeat and LEM domain-containing protein 2 isoform X2 — protein sequence MDAILSRLKQLTSDELREEIVKAGQKCGPLTLTTRSIFEKRLAQALLEQQGELEAETSLLNGVLGTAAADASQPQTKKPSRNQNGHIGSSEDGDFGYSMGLNPPEEEALMHKADNDSLISSQTPSKEPLLYYGVCPVYDDILARNERVHVYEDKKEALQAVKMIKGSRFKAFTNREDAEKFAKGICDYFPSPNKPSLSLSPVKVCSVFNRDGLCSPEMETVSKERANSYKSPRTQDLTAKLRKAVEKGDETAFLELIWSNPRYLIGSGDNPTIVQEGCRYNVMHVAAKENQPGICRLLLDTLENPEFMRLMYPDDDEIMLQKRIGYIVDLYLNTPDKVGFDTPLHFACKFGNPDVVSVLASHPDIVKNPRNKYNQTPAEVVCERSKNKTVDLKEKIREYLKGQCYVPLFRAEDNASQPVIGPPVIGAPWSPDQTEDSPYASLPRYFGSPKDPVLTVRAYGGPMSPSKAEEFHRLWKTPPRERAGFFNNLRKSDVERGVERVGRELAHELGFPWVEYWEFLGCFVDLSSQEGLQRLEAYLSQREMSYKAQQEKGENETHNRYKTPQLSGKSKKSCNSISVGAFLDDDDMSLEEVKNRQNAARNCSRTVASNEPTITDIRSSECDILSIQRTESIMPTAETSDRHLEKGVPASKNGFCSPVTSDRTVNPHRRHPSRGEECLQSPVSNLMEEFDKLSCQDQMVAGECSPEKPSQAATKSGCESAQMENTRQLRKPKTYSPLLKAGAAAEDTKIRTEEKTPLEVGRLSAETDVRGGETKQSCNSELQSEMSSQCLLKVSSSNEKAKQLFLLGEQPTKLDNDVLTALQGLEMDPQKYPAIYKWSVSVQSYSPSDRQSWSTPSLKGRFKSQTASSPSSGLACYSPGKSSPVFSSPGKYNVGAASFSPDSGSPGWYSPAYVNYVMLSKRHHF from the exons ATGGATGCTATTTTATCACGATTAAAGCAGCTAACTTCTGATGAGCTCAGAGAAGAGATCGTTAAAGCTGGACAGAAATGTGGGCCTCTTACACTTACGACGAGATCAATTTTTGAAAAAAGATTGGCCCAGGCACTATTGGAACAGCAAGGAGAATTAGAGGCAGAAACCTCGCTTTTGAATGGTGTGCTTGGAACTGCTGCAGCTGATGCCAGCCAACCGCAAACAAAGAAACCTTCAAGGAATCAAAATGGTCACATAGGCTCCTCTGAGGATGGCGATTTTGGGTACAGTATGGGTTTGAACCCCCCAGAAGAGGAAGCCCTAATGCACAAGGCAGACAATGACTCTCTGATCAGTTCTCAGACTCCATCTAAGGAGCCTCTCCTATACTATGGTGTATGTCCGGTTTATGATGATATATTGGCAAGAAatg AGAGGGTGCATGTATATGAGGATAAAAAGGAAGCCTTGCAAGCTGTTAAAATGATAAAAGGTTCAAGATTTAAAGCTTTCACAAATAGGGAAGATGCAGAGAAATTTGCCAAAGGCATATGTGACTATTTCCCATCTCCAAACAAGCCCTCCTTATCTTTGTCACCTGTGAAAGTTTGTTCGGTGTTCAACAGAG ACGGCTTATGCTCTCCTGAGATGGAAACAGTTAGTAAAGAGAGAGCCAACAGTTACAAAAGTCCTCGTACGCAGGATCTTACTGCCAAGCTTCGGAAGGCGGTTGAGAAAGGAGatgaaacagcattcttggaacTTATCTGGAGTAATCCTCGCTATCTCATTGGCTCTGGAGACAACCCAACAATTGTTCAG GAAGGCTGTAGATACAATGTCATGCATGTTGCAGCCAAGGAGAATCAACCTGGTATCTGCCGGTTGCTATTGGACACTTTGGAAAATCCTGAATTTATGCGATTGATGTATCCTGATGATGATGAGATAATGTTACAGAAGCGCATCGGGTACATTGTTGACCTTTATCTTAACACACCAGATAAAGTG GGATTTGATACACCACTACATTTTGCTTGCAAATTTGGGAACCCAGATGTGGTTAGTGTGCTTGCTTCACATCCAGATATTGTAAAGAACCCAAGGAACAAGTACAACCAAACTCCAGCAGAA GTAGTTTGTgaaagaagtaaaaataaaactgtGGATCTGAAAGAGAAAATCAGGGAATACTTGAAAG GTCAGTGTTATGTGCCACTCTTCAGAGCAGAAGACAATGCCTCACAACCTGTGATTGGACCACCTGTGATTGGAGCACCTTGGTCACCTGATCAGACAGAGGATAGCCCTTATGCTTCTTTACCCAGATATTTTGGCAGCCCCAAAGATCCTGTGTTGACAGTAAGGGCTTACGGAGGCCCCATGAGTCCTTCTAAG GCAGAAGAGTTCCACAGACTTTGGAAGACCCCACCTCGAGAGCGAGCAGGATTttttaacaatctcagaaaatctGATGTGGAAAGAGGTGTTGAAAGAGTTGGAAG GGAGTTAGCTCATGAACTGGGGTTCCCGTGGGTTGAATACTGGGAATTTCTGGGCTGTTTTGTTGATCTGTCTTCCCAGGAGGGGTTACAAAGGCTAGAAGCATACCTGAGTCAACGGGAAATGAGCTATAAGGCTCAGCAAGAGAAAGGGGAGAATGAAACCCACAACAGATACAAAACCCCACAGCTTTCTG gcaAAAGTAAAAAAAGCTGCAATTCTATCTCTGTTGGGGCAtttcttgatgatgatgatatgagtTTGGAAGAAGTAAAGAACAGGCAGAATGCTGCCAGAAACTGCAGCCGAACTGTTGCATCCAATGAACCAACCATCACTGACATCAGAAGCTCAGAGTGTGACATCCTGTCCATTCAGCGGACTGAAAGCATAATGCCTACAGCAGAAACTTCTGATAGGCACTTGGAGAAAGGAGTTCCTGCCAGTAAAAATGGATTTTGTAGCCCTGTGACCAGCGATAGGACAGTAAATCCTCATAGGAGGCACCCAAGTCGAGGAGAAGAGTGCCTTCAGTCTCCGGTCTCCAATTTAATGGAAGAATTTGATAAGCTGTCTTGTCAGGATCAGATGGTGGCAGGAGAATGTTCACCAGAGAAGCCAAGCCAGGCTGCCACAAAAAGCGGGTGTGAGAGTGCTCAGATGGAAAATACAAGGCAGCTTAGAAAACCTAAGACTTATTCACCGCTTCTCAAGGCAGGTGCAGCTGCCGAGGACACAAAAATAAGGACAGAAGAAAAAACACCACTAGAAGTGGGGAGGCTGTCAGCAGAAACTGATGTCCGGGGAGGGGAGACAAAACAGTCTTGCAATTCTGAATTGCAGTCTGAGATGTCCTCGcaatgtctcctaaaagtctcaTCCTCAAACGAAAAAGCCAAGCAGCTGTTTCTCTTAGG GGAACAGCCAACAAAGCTGGACAATGATGTGTTAACAGCATTACAAGGGTTAGAGATGGATCCACAAAAATACCCTGCTATTTACAAGTGGAGTGTGTCCGTTCAGTCCTACTCTCCTTCTGACCGGCAAAG CTGGTCAACTCCATCACTAAAAGGAAGATTCAAGTCTCAAACAGCTTCAAGCCCTTCAAGTGGTCTGGCATGCTATAGCCCAGGAAAGAGCAGCCCAGTATTTAGTAGTCCTGGGAAGTACAATGTAGGTGCTGCCAGCTTCTCGCCCGATTCTGGGAGCCCTGGATGGTACAGCCCAGCATATGTGAACTACGTTATGTTATCTAAGCGCCATCACTTCTAA